The following are from one region of the Blastocatellia bacterium genome:
- a CDS encoding UPF0182 family protein, whose protein sequence is MEDDSLFNKKVIDVGPPRKRRVWLIVLAAIVVALLLAGSKLLSIYTDALWFNSIGFSSVYWYKFRLGALLFVVFFAVTFVVIKLAFWLLSRLFPELTERPHLRIASAEDIREVNFLPFIYRPGIWLLSVGGGLMAGVQMSQEWPEFALFLNSQAAGATDPIFNRDASFYLFRLPVYDLLAGWWQTLAVLLFLVTAAAAAYVWYLERVRNEARTQTRRRATIAVSAAGAFAALALAASTYLDRFEMLANQHDLFTGINYTDANVRLKALNVLVILLILSAIGLIINAIALRQLRLIWWLAALVVVVAVVGLGIIPQSVQSFSVKPNELAKESPYIEHNISKTREAFALDRIQDRPFAPAATLTAQQIRASGETLDNVRLWDRRALQATLSQIQEIRTYYDFRMPDVDRYVVNGKLRQVMLAAREMNVEQLPEQSRNWINQHLVYTHGYGVTMNTVNEFTPEGQPHLVLKNMPVESDAPEVKVTRPEIYFGEDTTAHVYVRTRAQQGTQPEFNYPAPGDIDSYTMYEGDGGIPVGGFFRKLALSLYLGDGSNLLFSDYINADSRVLLHREVRSRVARVAPFLMFDDDPYIVINHEGRLFWMVDGFTVSDRYPYSTAYDVGGRRVNYIRNSVKAVVDAYDGAVTFYVFETDDPIIQVYRRIFPALFRSADEMPEDLRAHVRYPSLLVNAQAQAYLLYHMTNPQTFYNHEDLWATAASETPIKQGQEPEPMQPYHVLMDLPAEANASLEFLNILPFTPSGGRSNMIGWLAARNDGANYGRVVVYSFPKNVTVNGPAQIRARINQDPQLSQLMTLWSQRGSELLRGNLLVIPLADSLLYVEAFYLQAEGTQSKLPELRQVAIATQDRLAYGRTFEEALRALFPELGPSAKPSAPPTSTAQASAQQQQAGKPQAPTAPAPTAPAPSADDGRLIQQAAQLFTEYKRLTAEGKHREAGEKLDQLEQAINELNRRRGGQ, encoded by the coding sequence ATGGAAGACGACTCGCTGTTTAACAAGAAGGTGATTGACGTCGGCCCGCCCCGCAAGCGGCGCGTCTGGTTGATCGTGCTGGCCGCCATCGTCGTCGCGCTGCTGCTGGCCGGCTCGAAACTGCTCAGCATCTATACCGACGCGCTGTGGTTTAACTCCATCGGCTTTTCGAGCGTCTACTGGTACAAGTTCCGCCTCGGCGCTTTGCTGTTCGTCGTCTTCTTCGCCGTCACCTTCGTCGTCATCAAGCTTGCCTTCTGGCTCTTGAGCCGCCTCTTTCCTGAGCTGACCGAGCGGCCACATCTACGCATCGCCTCGGCCGAAGACATTCGCGAAGTCAACTTCCTGCCCTTCATCTACCGGCCCGGCATCTGGCTGCTGTCGGTCGGCGGCGGGCTGATGGCCGGCGTTCAGATGAGCCAGGAGTGGCCCGAGTTCGCGCTCTTTTTGAATTCGCAAGCGGCGGGCGCTACGGATCCCATCTTCAACCGCGACGCCAGCTTTTATCTCTTCCGCCTGCCGGTCTATGACCTGCTCGCCGGCTGGTGGCAAACGCTCGCCGTCTTACTCTTCCTGGTGACGGCGGCGGCGGCGGCTTACGTCTGGTATCTGGAGCGCGTGCGTAACGAGGCGCGAACGCAGACACGCCGCCGGGCGACGATTGCCGTCAGCGCCGCCGGAGCGTTTGCGGCGCTGGCCCTTGCCGCCAGCACCTACCTTGATCGCTTCGAGATGCTCGCCAACCAGCACGACCTGTTCACAGGCATCAACTACACGGACGCCAACGTGCGCTTGAAAGCCCTGAACGTCCTGGTGATCCTGCTGATACTTTCGGCCATCGGTCTCATCATCAACGCCATCGCCTTGCGCCAGTTGCGACTGATCTGGTGGCTCGCGGCGCTCGTCGTTGTCGTCGCCGTTGTCGGCCTCGGCATCATCCCGCAGTCGGTGCAATCCTTTTCGGTGAAGCCGAACGAGCTGGCGAAAGAATCGCCTTACATCGAGCACAACATCAGCAAGACCCGCGAAGCCTTCGCGCTCGACCGCATACAGGATCGCCCCTTCGCCCCGGCGGCGACGCTCACCGCGCAGCAGATTCGCGCCAGCGGTGAAACCCTCGACAACGTCCGCTTGTGGGATCGCCGCGCCCTGCAAGCGACGCTCAGCCAGATTCAAGAGATACGCACCTATTATGATTTTCGCATGCCGGACGTTGACCGCTACGTCGTGAATGGCAAGCTGCGCCAGGTGATGCTGGCGGCGCGCGAAATGAACGTCGAGCAGTTGCCGGAACAGTCGCGCAACTGGATCAATCAGCACCTCGTCTACACGCACGGCTACGGCGTCACCATGAACACGGTCAACGAGTTCACTCCAGAAGGCCAGCCGCATCTCGTGCTAAAGAACATGCCGGTCGAAAGCGACGCGCCGGAAGTCAAAGTCACGCGCCCCGAAATCTACTTCGGCGAAGACACCACGGCGCACGTCTACGTCCGCACGCGCGCCCAGCAGGGGACGCAGCCCGAGTTCAACTACCCGGCGCCCGGCGACATCGATTCTTACACGATGTATGAAGGCGACGGCGGCATTCCGGTCGGCGGCTTCTTTCGCAAGCTGGCGTTGAGCCTCTATCTCGGCGACGGCTCGAACCTGTTGTTTAGCGACTACATCAACGCCGACAGCCGCGTGCTGCTACACCGCGAGGTGCGCAGCCGCGTGGCGCGCGTCGCGCCCTTCCTGATGTTCGATGACGACCCTTACATTGTCATCAACCACGAAGGCCGGCTCTTCTGGATGGTAGACGGGTTCACCGTCTCTGACCGCTACCCCTACAGTACGGCCTATGATGTCGGCGGTCGCCGGGTGAATTATATTCGCAACTCGGTCAAGGCGGTCGTTGACGCCTATGATGGCGCAGTGACGTTTTACGTCTTCGAGACCGATGACCCGATCATTCAAGTTTACCGGCGCATCTTCCCGGCACTGTTCCGCTCCGCCGATGAGATGCCCGAAGACTTGCGGGCGCACGTCCGCTACCCGAGCTTGCTGGTCAACGCGCAGGCGCAGGCTTACCTGCTCTATCACATGACCAACCCGCAGACGTTCTACAATCACGAAGACCTGTGGGCGACGGCGGCATCGGAAACGCCGATCAAGCAAGGCCAGGAGCCAGAGCCGATGCAGCCTTATCACGTGCTGATGGATTTGCCAGCCGAAGCCAATGCCTCGCTTGAGTTCTTGAACATCTTGCCGTTCACGCCGTCGGGCGGGCGCAGCAACATGATCGGCTGGCTGGCGGCGCGCAACGACGGCGCGAATTATGGCCGGGTCGTCGTCTACAGCTTCCCGAAGAACGTCACCGTCAATGGCCCTGCGCAGATTCGCGCCCGCATCAACCAGGACCCGCAGCTCTCGCAGTTGATGACGCTGTGGAGCCAGCGCGGCTCAGAGCTGTTGCGCGGCAACCTGCTGGTCATCCCGCTGGCCGATTCGCTGCTCTACGTCGAAGCCTTCTACCTTCAGGCCGAGGGCACGCAGTCGAAGCTGCCGGAGCTAAGGCAAGTCGCTATCGCGACGCAAGACCGGCTGGCTTATGGGCGAACCTTTGAAGAAGCCCTGCGCGCCCTGTTCCCCGAACTCGGCCCGTCAGCAAAACCATCCGCCCCGCCAACGTCCACGGCACAGGCATCCGCGCAACAACAACAGGCAGGCAAGCCGCAAGCGCCGACCGCACCCGCGCCGACCGCACCCGCGCCGAGCGCCGATGACGGGCGCTTGATTCAGCAAGCCGCACAGCTATTCACGGAGTACAAACGGTTGACCGCCGAAGGCAAGCACCGCGAGGCCGGCGAAAAGCTCGACCAGTTAGAGCAGGCGATCAATGAGTTGAATCGCCGTCGCGGCGGGCAATGA
- a CDS encoding alpha/beta fold hydrolase yields MSVSHASSEPESPTRQSKPRRRWLVWLRRVVILLIVIFLALVYVVFPLWASGLVTRATTRPMDRRLTSTPRDFQAEYRDVEFTTADGVRLSGWLLPSRERHATIIFSHGLFRSRRELLERAVDLWRLGYGALLYDARNHGDSGAARVTLGYDERLDAEAAVRYLRDEVHTTDKIVLFGISMGAMTALLAAAETPEVAAVISDSSYLNFKDTSDHHIRLFLHLPAFPLANEIRALMERRGQFDGDKLDATDAVRRIGERPAMFIAAANDPRMPPDIAEKLYDVSASDKRKLAIIDGPGSEIHGHAYQANPQRYVSEIAAFLKDALE; encoded by the coding sequence ATGAGCGTTTCGCACGCTTCGTCGGAACCCGAAAGCCCAACCCGCCAATCCAAACCGCGCCGCCGCTGGCTCGTCTGGCTGCGCCGCGTCGTCATCCTGCTGATCGTCATTTTCCTGGCGCTCGTCTACGTCGTCTTTCCGCTGTGGGCGTCGGGACTGGTGACGCGGGCGACGACCCGCCCCATGGACCGCCGGCTGACTTCGACGCCGCGAGACTTTCAGGCGGAATACCGCGACGTCGAATTCACGACGGCGGACGGCGTGCGCTTAAGCGGCTGGCTGCTGCCAAGCCGCGAACGCCATGCGACGATTATCTTTTCGCATGGCCTGTTTCGCTCGCGGCGCGAGCTCTTGGAGCGCGCCGTTGACCTGTGGCGGCTCGGCTATGGCGCGCTGTTGTACGACGCGCGCAATCACGGCGACAGCGGCGCGGCGCGCGTCACGCTCGGGTATGACGAGCGCCTCGACGCCGAAGCCGCCGTGCGCTATTTGCGGGATGAGGTTCACACGACGGATAAGATTGTGCTGTTCGGCATTTCGATGGGCGCGATGACGGCGCTGCTGGCCGCCGCCGAAACGCCCGAAGTCGCCGCCGTCATCTCCGACAGCTCGTACCTGAATTTCAAAGACACCTCGGATCATCACATCCGCCTGTTTCTGCACCTGCCGGCCTTCCCGCTGGCCAACGAGATTCGCGCCTTGATGGAGCGGCGCGGCCAGTTCGACGGCGACAAGCTGGATGCGACAGATGCGGTGCGACGAATCGGCGAGCGGCCCGCGATGTTCATCGCCGCGGCTAACGACCCGCGCATGCCGCCGGACATTGCCGAGAAGCTTTATGACGTATCGGCGAGCGACAAACGCAAGCTCGCAATCATTGACGGCCCCGGCTCAGAGATTCACGGCCACGCCTATCAAGCCAACCCGCAACGTTACGTCAGCGAAATCGCGGCGTTCCTCAAGGACGCGCTGGAGTAG
- a CDS encoding MFS transporter, producing MTAPKTHQAGASKKAKAKPPAVERAGIVMAVLLLIFFLGTSDNQMISPLLPRIAEDFGYGTSVGEVGRLLYPAYALAAAAAALLIGPMSDKFGRRRFLLYAAILFAASLLVTALTRNLYLLAAVRLVTGLAAGTFSTCSIAYAADYFPYERRGVAMSVVQAGYFFALVLGVPVANQLANWKSWRLSFALFGVVSLIAFALVAALLPEDKHTMAEMNLASRMARRFDNIRVSFEGGSRVASIAAAFFVSGGFVGFFSYLGSWLKQGLNLSPTAVNSFFALVGLALLAGAFVAGPVADKFGKRGLSILATLILAPTLMLIPRLGWGVGLFAVFLISALAFAFRQGPLQALATELVPRRARGALVAVRNTASQVGIAMSTLASGALYDKLGFTAVGLFSGVLTLAAAACILMMHEPEAEPAAQEPKA from the coding sequence GTGACCGCACCCAAAACCCACCAGGCAGGGGCAAGCAAGAAGGCGAAAGCCAAACCGCCCGCCGTCGAGCGCGCCGGTATCGTTATGGCGGTGCTGCTGCTCATCTTCTTTCTCGGCACCAGTGATAACCAGATGATCTCGCCGCTGCTGCCGCGCATCGCCGAAGACTTCGGCTATGGCACGAGCGTCGGCGAAGTCGGACGCCTGCTCTACCCGGCCTACGCGCTAGCCGCCGCCGCCGCGGCACTGCTCATCGGGCCGATGTCGGACAAGTTTGGCCGCCGCCGCTTCCTGCTTTATGCGGCCATCCTTTTCGCCGCCTCGCTGTTGGTGACGGCACTGACTCGCAATCTCTACCTGCTGGCCGCCGTGCGCCTGGTGACGGGGCTGGCGGCGGGGACGTTTTCGACCTGCTCAATCGCTTACGCGGCCGATTACTTTCCCTACGAGCGGCGCGGCGTGGCGATGAGCGTTGTCCAGGCGGGCTACTTTTTCGCCCTCGTGCTCGGCGTGCCGGTGGCCAATCAGCTTGCCAACTGGAAAAGCTGGCGACTGAGCTTTGCGCTGTTCGGCGTTGTCTCCCTCATCGCCTTCGCGCTGGTCGCCGCCTTGCTCCCCGAGGACAAGCACACGATGGCCGAGATGAATCTCGCATCGCGCATGGCACGGCGCTTCGACAACATCCGCGTCTCGTTTGAGGGCGGCTCGCGCGTCGCTTCCATCGCCGCGGCGTTTTTCGTGTCGGGTGGATTCGTCGGCTTCTTCTCTTATCTCGGCTCATGGTTGAAGCAAGGGTTGAATCTGTCGCCTACGGCGGTCAACAGCTTCTTCGCGCTGGTCGGCCTCGCTTTGCTTGCGGGGGCGTTTGTCGCCGGGCCTGTGGCCGACAAATTCGGCAAGCGCGGTCTGTCTATTCTTGCGACGCTCATTCTTGCGCCGACGCTGATGCTGATTCCGCGCCTGGGATGGGGCGTGGGGCTGTTTGCGGTCTTCCTGATTTCGGCGCTCGCCTTCGCATTCCGGCAAGGCCCGCTGCAAGCGCTGGCCACAGAGCTAGTGCCGCGTCGGGCTCGCGGGGCGCTCGTCGCCGTGCGCAACACGGCGTCGCAGGTCGGCATTGCGATGTCGACGCTTGCCAGCGGCGCGCTTTATGATAAGCTCGGGTTTACCGCCGTCGGATTGTTCAGCGGCGTGCTGACCCTGGCCGCCGCCGCTTGCATCTTGATGATGCACGAGCCCGAGGCCGAGCCGGCGGCGCAGGAGCCCAAGGCATGA